The proteins below are encoded in one region of Ricinus communis isolate WT05 ecotype wild-type chromosome 6, ASM1957865v1, whole genome shotgun sequence:
- the LOC8282045 gene encoding putative disease resistance RPP13-like protein 1: MTTGIVELLVIPLIGAALQVLFAKLASRGFWHLFKKRGLELKQLADLKFLVLTIIAVLTDAEEKEISNPSVKVWVDELKDAVYEAEDVLDEIFISRDQNQARNSDLKKKVEDVISRLRSVAEQKDVLGFKGLGGKTPSRLPTTSLMSEPQVFGREDEARAILEFLLPDGGNDNQIPGAIENGHVFAANENGDPVMNENEREAHENGSPAGGENGGPGNRGLDVDENGGPEDEDGVWANNHENEAPVEDNVVLLNENQVAMNQEEIPVLSIVGMPGVGKTTLAQLLFNCKTVKDNFNLRVWIHVSEEFDVLKVTKLIYHNVISGDCPTLELNKLQVSLQAAQTADLNMLQVRIQEALRGKKLLFVLDDIWNESFNHWDVLKRPFKDVASGSRIILTSRSISVASTMRAARIHHLPCLSENDCWSLFISHACRPGIDLDTEHPELKERILKKCSGLPLAATALGALLYSIEEIDEWNGVLNSEIWELPSDKCSILPVLRLSYYHLPSHLKQCFAYCSIFPKGFQFRKEHLIRLWMAQGLVRQHKNKRREEVGDECFRELLSRSFFQQFGSHDKPYFTMHDLFNDLARDVAGEFCFNFEDGTPNDIGEKIRHFSFLAEKYDVPEKFDSFKGANHLRTFLPLKLVSSQQVCALSNSALKSLLMASSHLRVLSLSPYPIPKLDDSISNLKYLRYLDLSHSLIQALPDPICSLDNLETLLLLECRNLTKLPRDMKKLINLQHLNINKTKLNKMPPQFGRLKKLHVLTDFVVGDSGSSISELKQLSDLGGALSVLNLEKVKVADAAGANLKEKKYLSELVFQWTKGIHHNALNEETVLDGLQPHENLKKLAILNYGGGNFQTWLGDASFSKMMYLRLVGCENCSSLPSLGQLSCLKEFHVANMKNLRTVGAEFCRTAASSIQPFKSLEILRFEDMPIWSSFTVEVQLPRLQKLHLHKCPNLTNKLPKHLPSLLTLHISECPNLELGFLHEDTEHWYEALKSLEISSSCNSIVFFPLDYFTKLENLQIQGCVHLKFFKHSPSPPICLQNLHIQDCCLLGSFPGGRLLSNLQSLSIKNCNNQLTPKVDWGLHEMAKLNSLEIEGPYKGIVSFPEEGLLPVNLDSLHINGFEDLRSLNNMGLQHLSRLKTLEIESCKDLNCMSVGKLPPSLACLNISDCPDMERRCKQGGAEWDKICHISKITIDGDEVN, encoded by the coding sequence ATGACGACGGGGATCGTAGAATTACTAGTAATTCCACTTATAGGGGCTGCTCTTCAGGTGCTGTTCGCCAAGTTAGCGTCTCGAGGGTTCTGGCACTTGTTCAAGAAACGAGGACTCGAACTTAAGCAGTTGGCGGATCTGAAGTTTTTAGTACTGACTATAATTGCAGTGCTGACTGATGCAGAGGAGAAGGAAATTTCAAACCCGTCAGTGAAAGTGTGGGTGGACGAGCTTAAAGATGCTGTTTATGAGGCAGAGGATGTGCTGGATGAGATTTTCATCAGCAGAGATCAGAATCAGGCTCGTAACTCTGATCTCAAGAAGAAAGTGGAAGATGTAATTTCTCGACTGAGATCTGTAGCTGAACAGAAAGACGTCCTTGGTTTCAAAGGACTGGGAGGGAAAACACCATCAAGGTTGCCAACGACTTCATTAATGAGTGAACCTCAAGTGTTTGGTAGAGAAGATGAAGCAAGAGcaattcttgaatttttattacCAGATGGTGGGAATGACAATCAAATTCCCGGGGCGATCGAGAACGGTCATGTTTTTGCAGCAAATGAGAATGGAGACCCTGTAATGAACGAGAATGAACGCGAAGCGCATGAGAATGGATCTCCAGCTGGTGGTGAAAATGGAGGACCAGGGAACAGAGGTCTAGACGTCGATGAGAATGGAGGACCAGAAGATGAGGATGGTGTTTGGGCGAATAACCATGAGAACGAAGCCCCAGTGGAAGACAATGTAGTCCTATTAAATGAGAACCAAGTTGCTATGAACCAGGAGGAAATCCCTGTCCTTTCAATTGTTGGGATGCCAGGGGTCGGCAAGACAACTCTTGCTCAACTTTTGTTCAATTGCAAGACTGTAAAAGACAATTTTAATCTGAGAGTATGGATTCATGTATCAGAGGAATTCGATGTTCTCAAAGTAACTAAACTTATTTATCACAATGTCATTTCTGGTGATTGCCCTACTTTGGAATTGAATAAACTGCAGGTCAGTCTACAGGCGGCCCAAACTGCTGACTTAAATATGCTTCAAGTCAGAATACAGGAGGCTTTGAGGGGAAAGAAACTTCTATTTGTTCTGGATGACATTTGGAATGAAAGTTTTAATCACTGGGATGTTCTGAAGAGGCCATTTAAAGATGTGGCCTCTGGGAGTAGAATTATTTTGACAAGTCGCAGTATCAGTGTTGCATCAACAATGCGTGCTGCTCGTATTCATCATCTACCTTGTTTATCTGAGAATGATTGCTGGTCCTTATTTATTAGCCATGCTTGCAGGCCTGGAATAGACTTAGACACTGAGCATCCAGAACTGAAGGAAAGAATTCTGAAGAAGTGCAGTGGCTTGCCTTTAGCTGCAACAGCACTTGGGGCACTCTTGTACTCTATAGAGGAGATCGATGAATGGAATGGTGTATTGAATAGCGAAATATGGGAGCTTCCAAGTGATAAGTGCAGCATACTTCCAGTTTTAAGATTGAGTTACTATCATCTTCCTTCTCATCTTAAACAATGCTTTGCTTATTGCTCCATATTTCCCAAGGGCTTTCAATTTCGAAAGGAACACTTGATTCGTCTATGGATGGCTCAGGGGTTGGTGAGGCAGCACAAGAATAAAAGGAGAGAAGAGGTGGGTGATGAGTGCTTCCGTGAACTATTATCAAGGTCATTCTTTCAACAATTCGGCAGTCATGACAAACCATATTTTACAATGCACGATCTTTTCAACGATTTGGCTAGAGATGTAGCAGGAGAATTCTGTTTTAACTTTGAAGATGGCACCCCAAATGATATTGGGGAAAAGATTCGCCATTTTTCATTCTTAGCTGAGAAATATGATGTTCCTGAAAAGTTCGATTCCTTCAAGGGTGCTAATCATTTGCGGACATTTTTGCCGCTCAAATTGGTATCTTCGCAACAGGTTTGTGCTTTGAGTAATTCCGCTTTAAAAAGCTTGTTGATGGCATCCAGTCATTTGCGTGTTCTATCGCTGTCACCATATCCAATCCCCAAATTAGATGACTCcattagtaatttaaaataccTTCGCTACTTGGATCTTTCTCACAGTTTGATTCAAGCTCTACCTGACCCTATTTGTTCATTGGACAACTTGGAGACCTTGCTGTTGCTAGAATGTCGTAACCTCACTAAGCTGCCTAGAGACATGAAGAAACTTATCAATCTCCAGCAtcttaatattaacaaaactAAGTTAAATAAGATGCCGCCACAATTTGGTAGACTGAAGAAGCTCCATGTATTGACTGATTTTGTCGTGGGGGATAGTGGCTCTAGCATTAGCGAGTTGAAACAGCTTTCTGATCTTGGGGGAGCACTTTCCGTACTGAATCTGGAGAAGGTTAAAGTTGCAGATGCTGCTGGTGCCAATTTGAAGGAGAAAAAGTATCTTAGTGAATTAGTTTTCCAATGGACGAAGGGAATTCATCATAATGCCCTAAATGAAGAAACAGTGCTTGATGGGTTACAGCCTCATGAGAATTTGAAGAAGCTCGCTATACTAAACTACGGCGGTGGGAATTTTCAGACGTGGTTGGGAGATGCTTCATTCTCAAAAATGATGTATTTGCGTCTTGTTGGTTGTGAAAATTGTTCATCCTTGCCTTCACTTGGGCAGCTATCTTGTCTCAAGGAATTCCATGTTGCCAACATGAAAAATCTAAGAACTGTGGGTGCTGAATTCTGCCGGACTGCTGCTTCTTCAATTCAGCCATTCAAATCCCTTGAAATTCTGAGGTTCGAGGACATGCCAATCTGGTCGTCATTCACCGTTGAAGTACAGCTCCCCCGCCTCCAAAAGCTTCATTTGCATAAATGTCCAAATCTGACCAACAAACTACCAAAGCATCTTCCTTCCTTGTTAACACTTCATATCTCTGAATGTCCCAATTTGGAATTGGGATTTCTGCACGAGGACACAGAGCACTGGTACGAGGCACTAAAGAGTCTCGAAATAAGCAGTAGCTGCAATTCTATAGTTTTCTTTCCATTAGACTACTTCACCAAACTTGAAAATCTTCAAATTCAGGGTTGTGTtcatcttaaattttttaagcaTTCACCTTCTCCTCCAATATGTCTCCAAAACTTGCATATTCAAGATTGTTGTCTCCTAGGATCTTTCCCTGGAGGTAGACTTCTGTCCAACCTACAGTCACTGTCAATCAAGAATTGCAATAATCAGCTCACACCCAAAGTTGACTGGGGTTTACATGAAATGGCTAAACTCAATTCTTTAGAGATTGAAGGTCCGTACAAAGGCATTGTATCGTTCCCTGAAGAGGGTCTGTTGCCTGTCAATCTTGATTCTCTTCATATCAATGGGTTTGAGGATCTCAGGTCTCTCAACAATATGGGACTTCAGCACCTCAGCCGTCTTAAAACGTTGGAGATTGAAAGCTGCAAGGACCTCAATTGCATGTCGGTGGGGAAGCTGCCTCCGTCCCTCGCTTGTTTGAATATTAGCGATTGCCCTGACATGGAGCGAAGATGCAAACAAGGAGGGGCAGAATGGGACAAGATTTGTCACATCTCCAAAATAACCATTGATGGCGATGAAGTCAATTGA
- the LOC8282044 gene encoding putative disease resistance protein At3g14460, whose amino-acid sequence MESAVVRGTQISAFLQLLLDCVHKYSWEYAGINVKLVKELTKALSAISRILVDAEDKQNISKLIQLWLWDVEDTVYDVDDIVDEIATDAVRREFAAKSQQPITWKQMHKLILTESTPARIGRQMKKIKSGRQMKLKIKSVVERLKELERKANALHLEKYSERTRGAGRSETFERFHPTKSYVDDFIVGRDKDKEKIVKILLSDDMDSSDGIAVVSIVGLGGSGKTTLALLAFNDERVDSQFDARAWVYVGEGFDICRITNSILVAVDGQMSEIDDLSLLQGRLEDCLVGKRFLIVLDDVWSEDDLKWSRFRESLKAGAKGSRIILTTRSKRVSEIVSTAPSYYLHMLSSEDCWSLFAKHAFGDESPSSRPDLVAVGKEIARKCSGLPLAAKALGGLLRLTAVEEWEAVLNDSVWNMGIEASGLLQSLCLSYSHLPENLKRCFSYCSLFPMDYEFEKEKLIRMWVAEGFLQQAKGKTEEDAGDNYFLDLLRMSFFQRSFTNKSCFVMHDLVSDLALSVSNAVYFVFKDDSTYNLCLPERVRHVSYSTGKHDSSNEDFKGVLLKSERLRTLLSINSSSDRKLHHLSNGVLHDLLVKCPRLRVLSLPFYGITEMPESIGKLKHLRYLDLSDTALKSLPQSVTSLFNLQTLDLSHCQFLSKLPEDMWKLVNLLHLLISESGVQKMPLRMSSLTNLRTLSNFVLSKGGSKIEELSGLSDLRGALSISKLENLRSDENVLDFKLKGLRYIDELVLKWSGESEDPERDENVLESLVPSTEVKRLVIESYSGKRFPYWLGFSSFSKKEFLCLRNCRNCLLLPPIGRLPSLEVFEIEGLDRITRMGPEIYEMNSSLRKPFQSLKILKFDRMLKWEEWKTLETEDGGFSSLQELHINNCPHLKGDLPKRLPSLKKLVMSGCWKLVQSLHLPVTSARCIILIDCKKVKPKCEDEDALPVTSDAYEISSLKHESSHQTALGSSMKDITPGSSPKKTRIIEITEQAGECNSCSWSSKSSDVAAMGNLPHMTEIPSLSQEVASQTDLDSAIHNVASQSALDMSRTTITAHEVENQAKAIDSFPRSSKNSHYLELEGSPFAIETLALPQEDASKLTLASTSNDPEASKTTLTGTSHDIKISILPQAVASQTTLPSTSHDVDAESSPQKTRTTGITHESDDEAEPVFCQDEMQYQYSSSGILTVSDIAQVGKLSTDFHSLRIEGCDNLESLPLTILSINPSILHLYAIDCGFSFISFCKGARSTSLKTLHIQNCTKLKFPSTAEMMRQCADLEHLRIGSSCESLESFPLNLFPKLAILCLWDCMNLNSLSIDKGLAHKNLEALESLEIRDCPNLRSFPEEGFSAPHLTSVIISNCSKLQSLPSYMHGLKSLQSLFISKCQELKSLPTDGLPESLNLLCITSCDNITPKIEWKLNGLHALVHFEIEGGCKDIDSFPKEGLLPKSLIQLRISRLPDLKSLDKKGLQQLTSLEKLEINCCRRVRHLPEELPSSLSFLSIKECPPLKAKIQKKHGKDWSIIADIPTIFVDDVEFH is encoded by the coding sequence ATGGAATCGGCTGTTGTAAGAGGAACACAAATCTCTGCTTTCCTTCAACTCTTGTTGGACTGCGTTCACAAGTACTCGTGGGAATACGCTGGTATTAATGTTAAACTTGTTAAGGAGTTAACCAAAGCTTTATCTGCAATCAGTCGAATACTTGTTGATGCAGAggataaacaaaatatatctaaattaattcaGCTGTGGCTCTGGGACGTTGAAGATACGGTCTATGATGTCGACGACATCGTGGATGAGATTGCTACTGATGCTGTGCGACGCGAGTTTGCAGCTAAATCTCAGCAGCCTATAACTTGGAAGCAGATGCACAAATTGATTCTGACAGAATCTACTCCCGCCCGGATTGGTAGACAGatgaaaaaaatcaaatcggGTAGACAGATGaaactaaaaatcaaatcGGTTGttgaaagattaaaagaaCTTGAACGTAAAGCAAATGCCCTTCATCTTGAGAAATATAGCGAGAGGACTAGAGGTGCTGGAAGAAGTGAAACATTTGAAAGATTCCATCCTACAAAATCATATGTAGATGATTTCATTGTAGGAAGAGacaaagataaagaaaaaattgttaaaatattgCTATCAGATGATATGGACAGTAGTGATGGGATAGCTGTGGTGTCCATCGTCGGTCTGGGCGGATCGGGTAAGACTACCCTTGCTCTGCTTGCATTCAACGATGAAAGAGTGGATTCTCAATTCGACGCCAGAGCCTGGGTTTATGTTGGTGAAGGCTTCGATATTTGCAGGATCacgaattcaattcttgttGCTGTAGATGGGCAGATGTCCGAGATCGACGATTTAAGTCTACTTCAGGGTAGACTGGAAGACTGCTTGGTGGGGAAGAGATTTCTAATTGTCTTGGATGACGTTTGGTCCGAAGATGATCTGAAATGGAGCAGGTTTCGAGAATCTTTAAAAGCTGGAGCAAAGGGAAGTAGGATTATTTTAACTACACGCTCGAAGAGAGTCTCGGAAATTGTGTCCACCGCGCCCTCTTATTATCTACACATGTTAAGCAGCGAAGATTGCTGGTCCTTGTTCGCAAAGCATGCATTTGGAGATGAAAGTCCAAGTTCACGTCCAGATCTAGTCGCTGTTGGTAAAGAAATTGCCAGAAAGTGCAGTGGCCTGCCTTTGGCCGCAAAAGCACTTGGCGGTCTCTTGAGGTTGACAGCTGTTGAAGAATGGGAGGCCGTCTTGAATGATAGTGTGTGGAATATGGGAATTGAAGCTTCAGGCCTTCTTCAGTCTCTCTGTCTGAGCTATTCTCACCTCCCTGAAAATCTGAAGCGATGCTTTTCCTACTGTTCACTATTTCCGATGGATTATGagtttgaaaaggaaaaacttaTCCGCATGTGGGTGGCAGAGGGTTTCCTGCAACAGGCTAAGGGTAaaacagaagaagatgcaGGTGACAACTATTTCCTTGATCTACTTCGGATGTCATTTTTCCAACGCTCATTCACCAATAAATCATGTTTTGTGATGCATGATCTTGTTAGTGATTTAGCACTGTCTGTATCCAATGCTGTTTATTTCGTATTTAAAGATGATAGCACGTACAACTTGTGTCTGCCCGAAAGGGTTCGCCATGTGTCATACAGTACAGGCAAGCATGACTCATCCAATGAAGATTTCAAGGGTGTTCTTCTGAAATCCGAGCGCTTGAGGACTTTACTTTCAATTAATTCGTCTTCAGATCGCAAATTGCATCACCTAAGCAATGGTGTGTTGCATGATTTGCTGGTGAAGTGCCCTCGCTTGCGAGTGTTGTCCTTACCATTCTATGGTATTACTGAAATGCCCGAGTCAATAGGCAAGTTAAAACACCTACGTTACCTAGACCTGTCTGACACCGCACTAAAGAGTTTGCCTCAATCAGTAACTTCCCTGTTCAATTTGCAAACCTTGGATTTATCCCACTGTCAGTTTCTCAGTAAATTGCCAGAAGACATGTGGAAGCTTGTTAAtttgcttcatcttctcaTCAGTGAAAGTGGTGTGCAAAAGATGCCCTTAAGAATGAGTAGTTTAACGAATCTGCGAACCCTATCTAACTTTGTTTTGAGCAAAGGGGGCTCTAAAATTGAGGAGTTATCAGGGCTCTCTGATCTTCGTGGAGCGCTATCCATTTCCAAGTTGGAGAACTTGCGTTCTGATGAAAATGTGCTTGATTTCAAATTGAAAGGATTGAGGTACATTGATGAGCTAGTGTTGAAATGGAGCGGTGAGAGCGAAGATCCAGAACGGGATGAAAATGTACTTGAAAGCTTGGTGCCTTCAACAGAGGTGAAAAGACTTGTCATTGAATCTTATAGTGGGAAAAGATTTCCATATTGGTTGGGGTTCTCTTCGTTTTCAAAAAAAGAGTTTCTGTGTCTAAGAAACTGCAGAAATTGCTTGCTTTTGCCACCAATAGGACGGCTGCCATCTCTTGAAGTCTTTGAAATCGAAGGGCTTGATAGAATCACAAGAATGGGCCCAGAGATCTATGAGATGAATTCTTCTCTAAGAAAGCCATTTCAGTCTTTGAAGATTCTGAAGTTTGACAGGATGTTGAAGTGGGAGGAATGGAAAACTCTAGAAACTGAAGATGGAGGATTCTCTTCTCTTCAAGAGCTTCATATAAACAACTGTCCTCATCTGAAGGGTGATCTACCCAAGCGCCTTCCTTCTCTAAAAAAACTGGTGATGTCTGGATGTTGGAAACTTGTTCAGTCACTGCATCTTCCGGTGACTTCAGCTCGATGCATTATCTTGATAGATTGCAAGAAGGTAAAGCCAAAATGTGAAGATGAAGATGCCTTGCCAGTCACCTCAGATGCATATGAGATTTCAAGCCTCAAACATGAATCTTCTCATCAGACTGCCTTGGGTAGCAGTATGAAAGATATTACTCCAGGATCCTCACCGAAAAAGACAAGAATCATAGAGATTACAGAACAAGCTGGTGAATGCAACTCTTGCTCCTGGAGTTCAAAATCTTCTGATGTTGCAGCAATGGGGAATTTGCCACATATGACTGAGATACCAAGCCTCTCACAAGAAGTTGCTTCTCAGACAGATTTGGATAGTGCCATACATAATGTTGCCTCACAATCTGCTCTGGACATGAGTAGAACCACAATAACTGCACATGAAGTTGAGAATCAAGCCAAGGCAATTGACTCTTTCCCTCGAAGTTCAAAAAATTCTCATTACTTGGAGTTGGAGGGCTCACCATTTGCTATTGAAACTTTGGCGCTCCCGCAAGAAGATGCTTCTAAGCTCACGTTAGCCAGCACTTCAAATGATCCTGAAGCTTCTAAGACCACCTTGACGGGCACTTCacatgatattaaaatttcaatccTCCCGCAGGCAGTTGCCTCTCAGACCACCTTGCCCAGCACTTCACATGATGTTGATGCAGAGTCTTCTCCGCAGAAGACCAGAACCACAGGCATTACTCATGAAAGTGATGACGAGGCTGAACCAGTCTTCTGCCAGGATGAAATGCAGTACCAGTACTCTTCCTCTGGGATCTTGACAGTTTCAGACATAGCACAAGTGGGGAAATTGTCAACTGACTTTCACAGCCTCAGAATTGAAGGATGCGATAATTTGGAGTCCTTGCCTCTTACAATTCTTAGCATAAACCCTTCTATTCTTCATTTGTATGCCATTGATTGTggtttttctttcatctcttTTTGTAAAGGCGCTCGCTCTACTTCCTTGAAGACACTGCATATACAAAACTGCACGAAATTGAAGTTTCCTTCAACTGCAGAAATGATGCGTCAATGTGCAGACTTGGAGCATTTGCGCATAGGAAGCAGTTGTGAATCTCTTGAGTCCTTCCCCTTAAACTTATTCCCAAAGCTTGCGATTCTCTGTCTTTGGGACTGCATGAATCTCAACTCCCTCTCAATTGATAAGGGACTGGCTCATAAGAATTTGGAGGCGCTTGAATCCTTGGAAATCAGGGATTGTCCTAATCTGAGATCTTTCCCAGAGGAGGGATTTTCTGCCCCGCACCTGACATCAGTTATCATTTCTAATTGCAGTAAACTCCAGTCTCTGCCCAGCTATATGCACGGCCTAAAATCTCTTCAGTCGTTATTTATAAGCAAATGTCAAGAACTTAAATCACTTCCAACAGACGGCTTGCCTGAGAGCTTAAATTTACTTTGCATCACATCTTGTGACAATATCACTCCCAAGATAGAATGGAAGTTAAATGGGCTCCATGCTCTAGTTCATTTCGAAATTGAGGGTGGATGTAAAGATATTGATTCATTTCCTAAGGAGGGGCTGCTTCCGAAGAGTCTTATTCAACTTCGCATCAGCAGGCTGCCGGATCTCAAGTCTCTGGACAAAAAGGGCCTTCAACAACTCACCTCTCTCGAGAAGCTGGAAATTAATTGCTGCAGAAGGGTCCGTCACTTGCCAGAGGAACTGCCTTCCTCCTTGTCTTTTCTAAGTATCAAGGAGTGTCCTCCTCTGAAAGCTAAAATCCAAAAGAAGCATGGAAAAGATTGGTCCATAATTGCTGATATTCCTaccatatttgttgatgatgtAGAATTTCATTAG
- the LOC125370282 gene encoding uncharacterized protein LOC125370282, translating to MTNLWDQLALTESAKLRAFGAYIARREERRLVQFLMALHDEFEGLHRSILHRHPLPSVDSVVSKLLVEEIRLKPLVVEEVFSASTPSVFAMPPRSNFKSHFRPYGSVAHDKCGFCLPSSPSGISPSSWILDSGASNHMSPNLSSFTSLTPKVSVPITSASGTPMPLQGVGSVITLSLSLSNVYHIPSLALNLASVGQICDTGCSGSKFSGGALGNLKTHDISDCSGYKLAKFTALPFPKSIIIYVAPFYLIHSDVWGPSPVSTKRGSRYYVSFIDDCTRYCWVYLMKCRSDFFGIYNKFRSLVKTHYSAVIKCFRYDFGGEYTSHAFKDLLALDGTLY from the exons ATGACAAATTTGTGGGATCAATTGGCTCTCACAGAATCTGCTAAATTACGAGCCTTTGGGGCTTACATTGCACGAAGAGAGGAGCGGAGATTGGTACAATTTTTAATGGCTCTTCATGATGAGTTTGAGGGACTTCACAGGTCTATTTTGCATCGTCATCCACTGCCTTCTGTTGACTCTGTTGTTAGTAAGCTTTTGGTTGAAGAAATTCGTCTGAAGCCTTTGGTTGTAGAAGAGGTTTTTTCAGCTTCTACTCCATCTGTTTTTGCCATGCCTCCTCgatcaaattttaaatctcaCTTCAGACCATATGGATCTGTTGCTCATGATAAATGCGGGTTCT GTTTGCCATCTAGTCCTTCAGGTATATCCCCTTCCTCCTGGATTTTAGATTCTGGTGCCTCAAACCATATGTCACCTAATTTGTCATCATTTACCTCCCTAACCCCTAAAGTTTCAGTTCCTATTACGAGTGCTAGTGGTACACCTATGCCATTGCAAGGTGTTGGTTCGGTTATTACGCTTTCTTTGTCTTTATCTAATGTCTATCACATTCCTAGTCTTGCTTTGAATCTTGCTTCTGTTGGTCAGATATGTGATACTGGATGTTCAGGATCCAAATTCTCAGGAG GAGCTTTAGGAAATTTGAAAACTCATGATATTTCTGATTGCAGTGGTTATAAACTAGCAAAGTTTACTGCATTGCCTTTTCCTAAAAgcattattatatatgttgcTCCTTTTTATCTTATTCATTCTGATGTATGGGGACCCTCTCCTGTTTCTACAAAAAGGGGTTCTCGTTATTATGtatcttttattgatgattgcACCCGTTATTGTTGGGTTTATCTTATGAAATGTCGTTCAGACTTTTTTGgcatttataataaatttcgATCTCTTGTGAAAACCCATTATTCAGCTGTTATTAAATGTTTTAGATATGATTTTGGGGGAGAGTATACTTCTCATGCTTTTAAGGATCTTCTTGCTTTAGATGGTACACTTTACTAA
- the LOC107261964 gene encoding uncharacterized mitochondrial protein AtMg00810-like — protein sequence MSDLIHIDPFATDIDELPSTGIPDTSVGPSTIYFAQSSPKTTDTTEPHYPVRNCKCAISSRWVYKIKTNSDRSIERYKARLVAKGYSQEYDDDVVGISMLKSELTCCFAMKDLGPFRYFLGIEVGSSPKGYLLSQSKYVSDIFERACLFDNKTVDTPIELNARYSISDGSLLSDSSLYRTVVRSLVYLTITLSDITYVIHIVSQFVTSPTTVHRAAVLCILKYLRGIEFQALLLLSTSSLELCAYSDVDWASDPTDCKSTTGFCISLVWLRWLLADMGVFLRQPTPLHCDNKSAIQIAHNSVFHE from the exons ATGTCTGATCTTATCCACATTGACCCTTTTGCTACTGATATTGATGAGCTACCCTCTACTGGCATTCCTGATACTTCTGTTGGCCCTTCTACTATATACTTTGCCCAATCATCTCCTAAGACTACGGATACTACCGAACCTCACTATCCTGTACGAAATT GTAAATGTGCTATTAGTTCTCGTTGGGTTTATAAGATTAAAACTAACTCTGATAGGtctattgaaagatataaagcTCGTTTAGTGGCTAAGGGTTATTCTCAAGAATATG atgatgatgttgttggGATTAGTATGTTGAAGTCTGAACTGACTTGTTGTTTTGCTATGAAGGACTTGGGTCCCTTTCGTTACTTCTTGGGTATTGAAGTTGGTTCCTCTCCAAAAGGGTATCTTCTTTCTCAATCTAAATATGTCTCTGATATTTTTGAACGTGCTTGCCTTTTTGATAATAAGACTGTTGATACTCCGATTGAGCTCAACGCTCGTTATTCTATTTCTGATGGTTCTCTACTGTCAGATTCGAGTCTATATCGGACTGTTGTTAGAAGTCTGGTTTATCTTACTATCACTCTTTCTGATATCACATATGTTATTCATATAGTCAGTCAATTTGTTACTTCTCCTACTACAGTTCATCGGGCTGCTGttctttgtattttaaaataccTCCGCGGCATTGAGTTTCAGGCTCTCTTACTTTTATCTACTTCATCTTTAGAGTTATGTGCTTACTCTGATGTTGATTGGGCCAGTGATCCCACTGACTGCAAATCAACTACTGGATTTTGTATCTCTCTAG TTTGGTTGCGATGGTTGCTTGCTGATATGGGTGTTTTTCTGCGGCAACCGACTCCTTTACATTGTGATAATAAGAGTGCTATTCAGATTGCTCATAACTCGGTGTTTCACGAATGA